Proteins encoded together in one Fluviicola sp. window:
- the metH gene encoding methionine synthase produces the protein MNHLRLSGLEAITITPESNFTNIGERTNVTGSRAFLRMIKENDYEAALSVAREQVEGGAQVIDINMDEGMIDGKEAMVKFLNLIAAEPDIASVPIMVDSSKWEIIEAGLQCIQGKGIVNSISLKEGEENFIRQAKLIKRYGAATVVMAFDEKGQADSYERRIEICERSYRILVDVVKFAPEDIIFDPNIFPVATGMEEHNNNALDFFRATKWIRENLPGAHVSGGVSNVSFSFRGNNPVREAMHSAFLYHAIKNGMDMGIVNPSMLEVYDDIDKELLEYVEDVLLNRRDDATERLLDFAENFKGEDKKKEVSLEWRNAPVNERLAHALVKGIVDFIDEDVEECRHQFPRPIQVIEGPLMDGMNIVGDLFGSGKMFLPQVVKSARVMKKAVAYLLPFIDAEKDGKSASAGKVIMATVKGDVHDIGKNIVSVVLSCNNYEIVDLGVMVPAEKIIQAAIDENAHVIGLSGLITPSLDEMVHVAKEMERANLSIPLLIGGATTSKVHTAVKIEQNYHKGQTVHVLDASRSVTVVEQLLGHKKEQFVKDVQADYARVREHHEKHRGAKQVLSYAEALKNKLVLEFNSETIKKPNQLGVQVIEQQNLAELVPYIDWTPFFQTWELHGKFPRILKDEVVGKEATQLYEDAQKMLQQIVDEKWLTAKAAYGIFPANSIDDDIEIYSDEQRSSVLGIQHALRQQTKKAQGQPNLSLADFIAPKASGQIDYLGAFVVTAGLGIDEHVKRFEDDHDDYNSIMIKALADRLAEAFAEYLHAKVRRETWGYAKDETLDNDALIAEEYKGIRPAPGYPACPDHTEKPNLFKLLNAEELSGVSLTETLAMWPAASVSGWYFAHPDSKYFGLGKITIDQADNISGRKKMDLNEMKRWLSSNLID, from the coding sequence ATGAACCATTTACGCTTATCGGGCTTAGAAGCCATTACCATCACACCTGAAAGTAATTTTACAAATATCGGTGAACGCACCAACGTAACCGGGTCGCGCGCTTTTTTGCGCATGATCAAGGAAAATGATTACGAAGCAGCGCTATCCGTTGCCCGCGAACAAGTGGAAGGTGGTGCGCAGGTGATCGATATCAACATGGACGAAGGAATGATCGATGGAAAAGAAGCCATGGTGAAATTCCTGAACCTGATAGCTGCTGAACCCGATATTGCAAGCGTTCCGATCATGGTCGACAGTTCCAAATGGGAAATTATCGAAGCCGGTTTGCAATGTATCCAGGGAAAAGGAATCGTAAACTCCATTTCACTGAAAGAAGGGGAAGAAAATTTCATTCGCCAGGCAAAGCTGATCAAACGTTACGGTGCGGCAACGGTAGTTATGGCTTTCGATGAAAAAGGCCAGGCAGACAGTTACGAAAGGCGTATCGAAATTTGTGAGCGTTCTTACCGCATTTTGGTAGATGTGGTCAAATTCGCACCCGAAGACATTATTTTCGACCCGAATATTTTCCCGGTTGCAACGGGAATGGAAGAACATAACAACAACGCATTGGATTTCTTCCGTGCCACCAAATGGATCCGCGAAAATCTTCCCGGAGCACATGTTTCCGGTGGTGTGTCGAATGTTTCATTCTCTTTCCGCGGAAACAACCCGGTTCGTGAGGCCATGCACTCGGCATTCCTGTACCACGCCATTAAAAACGGAATGGATATGGGAATTGTGAACCCTTCCATGCTGGAGGTTTACGACGACATTGACAAGGAATTATTGGAATACGTAGAAGACGTGCTTCTCAACAGAAGAGACGATGCTACGGAACGCTTACTGGATTTTGCGGAGAATTTCAAGGGAGAAGACAAGAAGAAAGAAGTTTCCCTGGAATGGCGAAATGCCCCGGTGAATGAACGTTTAGCACATGCTTTGGTAAAAGGGATCGTAGATTTCATTGACGAAGATGTGGAAGAATGCAGGCACCAGTTCCCACGGCCGATCCAGGTAATCGAAGGCCCGCTGATGGATGGAATGAACATTGTAGGAGATTTATTCGGAAGCGGGAAAATGTTCCTGCCGCAGGTCGTGAAATCTGCTCGTGTGATGAAAAAAGCCGTGGCTTACCTCTTGCCCTTTATCGATGCGGAAAAAGACGGGAAGTCAGCTTCTGCCGGAAAAGTGATTATGGCCACCGTAAAAGGAGATGTCCACGATATCGGGAAGAACATTGTTTCGGTAGTTCTTAGCTGCAACAACTACGAAATTGTGGATCTGGGAGTAATGGTTCCTGCGGAAAAGATCATCCAGGCTGCTATCGATGAAAATGCACATGTTATCGGGTTGAGTGGATTGATTACGCCTTCTTTGGATGAAATGGTTCACGTTGCCAAAGAAATGGAACGCGCGAACCTTTCTATTCCGCTCCTGATTGGTGGAGCAACCACTTCCAAGGTACATACAGCCGTTAAGATCGAACAGAATTACCACAAAGGACAAACCGTTCACGTATTGGATGCTTCCCGCTCGGTAACGGTGGTTGAGCAGTTATTGGGTCATAAAAAAGAACAGTTCGTGAAAGACGTGCAGGCAGATTATGCCCGGGTACGCGAACACCATGAAAAACACCGCGGAGCAAAACAGGTACTGAGCTATGCGGAAGCTTTGAAGAATAAGCTGGTATTAGAATTCAATTCCGAAACCATCAAAAAGCCCAATCAACTGGGAGTTCAGGTCATTGAACAACAAAACCTGGCAGAATTGGTCCCATACATTGACTGGACACCTTTCTTCCAAACCTGGGAATTGCATGGGAAATTCCCGCGCATCCTGAAAGATGAGGTGGTTGGAAAAGAAGCTACACAGCTTTACGAAGATGCACAGAAAATGCTGCAACAAATCGTGGACGAAAAATGGCTGACCGCTAAAGCAGCTTATGGGATTTTCCCGGCCAACAGTATTGATGACGATATCGAAATCTATTCCGACGAACAACGGTCTTCTGTTTTAGGAATTCAGCACGCTTTGCGTCAGCAGACAAAAAAAGCACAGGGCCAGCCCAATCTTTCCCTGGCAGATTTTATTGCACCGAAAGCAAGCGGACAAATTGATTACCTGGGAGCGTTTGTGGTTACTGCCGGACTTGGGATTGATGAGCACGTAAAACGGTTCGAAGACGATCACGATGATTACAACTCCATCATGATCAAAGCACTGGCCGACCGGCTTGCAGAAGCTTTTGCAGAATACCTGCATGCCAAAGTAAGACGCGAAACCTGGGGATACGCCAAAGACGAAACATTGGACAATGATGCGCTCATTGCGGAAGAATATAAAGGAATCCGTCCGGCACCGGGTTATCCCGCATGTCCGGACCATACCGAGAAACCAAACCTGTTTAAACTGCTGAATGCCGAAGAGTTAAGCGGTGTTTCTTTGACCGAAACCTTAGCCATGTGGCCCGCTGCATCGGTTTCGGGCTGGTACTTCGCACACCCGGATTCCAAATATTTTGGTCTTGGTAAAATCACTATAGATCAGGCAGATAACATTTCCGGTCGAAAAAAGATGGATTTAAATGAAATGAAACGCTGGTTATCGAGCAACCTTATCGATTAA